A single genomic interval of Rosistilla ulvae harbors:
- a CDS encoding RHS repeat-associated core domain-containing protein has translation MRPARRAVTTAKRRCLLEQLETRHLLAAVPFGQNPLQVLDVNRDGVVAPVDALRIINAINRSGSSAVDPRTEPGNFVDVSGDGAATALDALRVINALNRNTPILAATLPNDSGPIGDPTATLDLLTQDYRIDLGISIGTARDARIALQVGDTGLPVDITDRFADNRASLSIADLDSIFGSPLPDGDHAVTGFLDDHAAFSFVLTVDRTAPAVEIPSLPQDADVSPTIRVVGNQIDANPSDSATLTIDGATRPLIVGADGRFNMPVTETPSSGSKQVLVSFSDQAGNVTEIDRAINIVPSMVVGATGAEGWVAQSAGAIVFGSRDSFVVQADHLIQRGSGTSPRLEFDIEQLSEPTSTLLVSILDPNNVSQSALDTVPDGETIFSLHPGGDADYRLGLVQFDGTRVSIDLTEMQLAQALVRFQSVAAQSSSEALLRVDALRVQTPQESAPRPRPRSSASRLAMPGPAIDLETFAATDELTVHLLSDRLDPQTGQYVATVQVESSSGMSRRPAVVKLPNVPVGVEISNASGTDDNGVPYINLTPAIPETGLGPGQLSLPIEIEIANPNLLLAPLQTEVLIGPANQPPVLPAIAAQTMMPGGVLNLDLGASDPDGDSLTYRLAPVAPAVLPSGSIDARGMLHLAPTPNEIGRYEFEVIASDGASETRRSFVLDVVADPNTDTRVSGTVLDVDGTPIAGMQVDLGQVSVLTDASGRFTLNLGNGTLVSDTLKIRGEIYAGDASYPFIAEKLPLVLDRHPFAGVNNVIGRPIYLPKLDLANGQTIDPLNNTTVTTAAVPDTSVEIVAGTLLNQQGTSFDGTLSITEVPMTLTPAALPPGLQPDIVLTIQPGEMVFTAPAPLTFPNRSGWAPGTLMDLWSINPVTGQFDDVGDMRVSSDGQRIETISGGVRNSSWHFPAPPPTTPRPPETQVTNQDKSCPTSTCVSSSPLQSTASGCPQTTAPTNCTAKVEANSQVELHSGALLETHALVPYTSLGTTRGLTLHYDSETADPRPILHFGYDNAPADIDQRLVGSLSVSRGDFTSQIDGAANGQGVLSGQHYWTLPADGGDITAAIQGDMRDLPSGIYQYQLTQGLLQVSDATASGSTVTLTGEFVHVNAVDSPLGAGWQLAGVHRLIDNPGGTLLLVDGDGTTTRYQETDAAGQYASPPGDFSQIERLADGSYRRTLTDQTVYLFDSAGRMTSVTDRNANVTSLQYDAAGRLLKIVDPTGLETTFTYDANGKVDAIIDPAGRQTLLQYDDAGNLTRITDPDGSTRTFGYDSGHHLIQEIDARGHVEQTFYGFHGRVEKSIRKDGTEMFFEPLQTQILLPVDQTLDPVAPPAAALPADPMARVVDSNGNVTETELNRLGQAVASTDQAGDGSRVQRNADNLIIAQTDARGFTTRFEYDERGNLVMLDRPTAASGPSAPYRLTSGETIAATLNDLPTVDGVAPLDYDVFTIDATAGAELWVSVARSDAASLEAILLSPSGEILQQETFGQFAENLARSGPLTESGNYAILLRDPGVARHDDQPFYLTATVIDGGEDADTVRVVSGETIDGTIDVRGDMDTYSIDVIAGQQLSIAFREQRGWTSDLQVVLFDPDGNELGQATETTGGNLDFPNLASSGRYTVLIRDADGRNSGDYRLTATVIDAAADADTVALTSGRTIQADLDLGDIDTYSIAVDAGEDLLVAFREVDTGFSYLQTMLFDPSGAEVDQVTTSTGGNLRVTDAVTSGIYTLVVRDADGSNTGDYRLTATVIDAAADADTVALTSGRTIQADLDLGDIDTYSIAVDAGDDLLVAFREFSSGFSYLQTMLFDPSGAEVDQVTTSTGGNLRVTDAAIGGIYTLLVRDAAGTNSGDYRLTATVIDSQTDHDNGPLTSGQTVNGRLDQGDIDTYTIAVDAGDDLLVAFREFSSGFSYLQTMLFDPSGAEVDQVTTSTGGNLRVTDAAIGGIYTLLVRDAAGTNSGDYRLTATVIDSQTDHDNGPLTSGQTVNGRLDQGDIDTYTIAVDAGDDLLVAFREFSSGFSYLQTMLFDPSGAEVDQVTTSTGGNLRVTDAAIGGIYTLLVRDAAGTNSGDYRLTATVIDSQTDHDNGPLTSGQTVNGRLDQGDIDTYTIAVDAGDDLLVAFREVSNGFSYLQTMLFDPSGAEVEQVTTAIGGNLRVTDAATSGIYTLVVRDADCTNVGDYRLTATVIDSQTDHDSVPLTSGQTVNGRLDQGDIDTYTISVDAGDDLLVAFREVGNGFSYLQTMLFDPSGAEVEQVTTAIGGNLRVTDAATSGIYTLVVRDADGRNVGDYRLTATVIDSQADHDNVPLTSGQTVNGRLDLGDIDTYTISVDAGNDLLVAFREVDNGFSYLQTMLFDPAGAEVDQVTTSTGGNLRVTDAATSGIYTLVVRDDNGSNTGDYRLTATVIDAAADADSETIVNGEEVTATLGRGDLDTFRFVGQAGDALSIELAEITSSFSYLQAILFAPDGNQVAEVTTSSADSLAVASLPQSGTYTVLVRDADGRSTGDFRIRATRNGGSTAGQRQVADEVVVSLSEASPVDVATETAVQLQEAEPRVVEEGTPLPTLEFFASITEPSPRTIVDSPPEIVSEQVDDSDDLGVRSIDAAGEVDEMQWLVESGGAIFVTIDAPEITLRIRLLDPNGNEIRSVTNFDDDAEGRIAIDATQLNLAGLYTLQIAADDGAAVGVYRVIGTAIDTTTSVQVGSPRRMTYDTTFNQLTSVTDELGRQTLYTLDPATGNTTAIREVVGQIDDAINGQTDDLVTTITYAAHGLIDTIADPLGRVTDYDYNAAGLPTSITFAVGTADAATRRFEYDDRGNQTAIVDENGNRTTMQYDAMNRLTMVIEADPDGAGPLESPVTSFVYDAAGNPVETTDAAGSVTTVVFDSMDRPTVVRDDLGNESTTRYDRFGNIASVTDPNGNTTHFVYDARHRRVATIDPDGGETRFEYDGDNHLIALTDPVGNTTRFDYDGRGRLISETDPLDATTYFTYDPVDNLIRQFDRNGRGTVFQYDDLDRVVTEQWLAAEIEALVGDTTSEDRLKPTLQQTITYAYDKAGNVLSIDDNFSRYDYTYDARDRVTRVDAFLTANVGVQALAAIDTGDSNRLQPSLQHSLIYTYDDVGNVLSVTDGLGAKTTTAYDPLNRPIAMDQSDGGATEKAVDMAFNQIGQYESIKRYADVARTLSVANTRYTYDEINRLTDLDHTDATDGVLAFYDFAYDSSSRITRIGDISGATNYSYDDRDQLTGATRGASDIRGNENYEYDANGNRLDSHLHGANYQTGGANRLLSDGTYTYQYDAEGNMIRRTEDATGDYRTFGFDHRNRLFRVTDFSSGDVIAQEVTYTYDALDRRIARTVDENGDAAGGESTEMFVYDREDVLLDFVDADGSLATEAPELAVRYFHGPGIDQVLSQEIVISAENQWYLTDHLGTTRELIGDDGSLLNRLSYDSFGNLVLETDAAFGTRYQFTGREFDDAVGLHYYRARFYDAKIGRFVSEDPIGFGGGDTNLQRYVGNVVIQLIDPSGLREEKSLLAKCVDFVTNLGRSSIGAAAEQSIANAPETAAGVGAITSGGQCSDDIINGRENSKACRSFNYSIDLSNRSVPNSKEIDLGPASGVVGKQSGTTTRSRTEQGTVYTDSQTGRVSGFITVHPQ, from the coding sequence ATGAGACCGGCAAGGCGAGCCGTCACCACGGCAAAGCGTCGCTGCCTGCTTGAGCAGCTGGAAACACGGCATCTGTTAGCGGCCGTTCCCTTCGGACAAAATCCGCTTCAGGTGTTGGACGTCAACCGCGACGGGGTCGTTGCACCGGTAGACGCGTTGCGGATCATCAATGCGATCAATCGATCGGGTTCGAGTGCCGTCGATCCACGGACGGAGCCTGGCAACTTTGTCGACGTCTCGGGGGATGGGGCCGCGACGGCTTTAGATGCCCTGCGGGTAATCAATGCGTTAAACCGCAACACGCCAATCCTCGCCGCAACGCTTCCCAACGATTCGGGCCCCATAGGGGATCCAACCGCCACGCTGGATCTGCTGACCCAAGATTATCGCATCGATCTGGGAATTAGCATTGGCACCGCCCGCGACGCGCGAATCGCTCTGCAGGTTGGCGACACCGGACTGCCAGTCGACATCACCGACCGATTTGCCGACAACCGAGCGAGCCTTTCGATCGCGGATCTCGATTCCATCTTTGGTAGCCCGCTGCCCGATGGCGACCACGCCGTGACCGGTTTTCTGGATGATCATGCCGCGTTTTCTTTCGTTCTGACGGTCGACCGGACCGCACCAGCCGTCGAGATTCCTTCGCTGCCTCAGGATGCGGATGTCAGTCCCACGATTCGCGTGGTAGGAAATCAGATCGATGCCAATCCGAGCGACTCAGCAACCCTAACGATCGATGGAGCGACACGCCCATTGATCGTCGGGGCCGACGGGCGATTCAACATGCCGGTCACCGAGACGCCTTCATCGGGATCGAAACAGGTTCTCGTAAGCTTCAGCGACCAAGCGGGCAACGTGACCGAGATCGATCGTGCCATCAACATCGTTCCCTCCATGGTTGTCGGAGCGACGGGAGCTGAGGGTTGGGTGGCGCAGAGTGCCGGCGCGATCGTCTTTGGCAGCCGCGATAGCTTTGTCGTGCAGGCCGACCATTTGATTCAACGCGGCTCGGGAACCTCGCCACGGTTGGAGTTCGATATCGAACAACTCAGCGAACCGACGTCCACGCTGCTGGTATCGATCCTCGATCCTAACAATGTTTCGCAATCGGCGCTGGATACGGTGCCCGATGGCGAAACGATCTTCTCGCTGCATCCTGGTGGCGATGCCGATTATCGTCTTGGTTTAGTTCAGTTTGATGGGACACGGGTGTCGATCGATCTGACGGAAATGCAACTGGCTCAGGCCTTGGTCCGCTTCCAAAGCGTCGCGGCCCAATCGTCCTCCGAAGCCTTGCTGCGCGTCGACGCCTTGCGAGTGCAAACACCTCAGGAAAGTGCCCCGCGGCCGCGTCCGCGAAGCTCAGCATCGCGTCTTGCGATGCCAGGCCCAGCGATCGATTTAGAAACCTTCGCTGCAACCGACGAACTCACCGTGCATCTGCTCAGCGATCGGCTGGACCCTCAAACCGGGCAGTATGTTGCCACGGTCCAGGTCGAGAGTTCGTCGGGGATGTCGCGACGCCCGGCGGTGGTCAAGCTGCCAAACGTGCCGGTCGGCGTTGAGATCTCGAACGCCAGCGGAACCGATGACAATGGCGTTCCCTACATCAATCTGACTCCAGCGATTCCGGAAACGGGTCTCGGTCCCGGCCAATTGTCGCTTCCCATCGAAATCGAAATCGCGAACCCCAACCTGCTGCTTGCGCCGCTGCAAACCGAGGTCCTGATCGGACCGGCCAACCAGCCGCCGGTGCTGCCAGCGATAGCGGCACAAACGATGATGCCCGGTGGCGTGCTGAATTTGGACCTCGGCGCCAGCGATCCCGACGGCGATTCGCTCACCTACCGGCTGGCACCGGTCGCTCCCGCAGTGTTGCCCAGCGGCAGCATCGACGCTCGAGGCATGTTGCACCTGGCGCCGACCCCCAACGAAATCGGCCGCTACGAATTCGAAGTCATCGCATCCGACGGTGCTTCGGAAACGCGACGTTCGTTTGTGCTGGATGTCGTTGCGGATCCCAACACCGACACCCGTGTTAGCGGCACCGTTCTCGACGTCGACGGTACGCCAATCGCCGGGATGCAGGTGGATCTTGGACAGGTCAGCGTGTTAACCGACGCGTCGGGGCGTTTTACGCTGAACCTGGGTAACGGAACGCTGGTCAGCGACACGTTGAAGATCCGCGGAGAAATTTACGCGGGCGACGCCAGCTACCCGTTCATCGCCGAAAAACTGCCACTGGTCCTCGACCGCCATCCGTTTGCCGGCGTCAACAACGTGATTGGGCGACCGATCTATCTTCCCAAATTGGATCTTGCCAACGGCCAAACGATCGACCCGCTCAACAACACGACGGTCACCACGGCCGCGGTCCCCGACACGTCGGTGGAAATCGTTGCTGGAACCCTGTTGAACCAGCAGGGGACTTCGTTTGATGGCACGTTGAGCATCACTGAAGTCCCGATGACGTTGACCCCCGCGGCGTTGCCGCCCGGTCTGCAACCCGATATCGTCCTGACGATCCAGCCGGGCGAGATGGTCTTTACGGCCCCCGCTCCATTGACATTCCCCAACCGCTCCGGCTGGGCGCCTGGCACGCTGATGGATCTGTGGTCGATCAATCCTGTAACGGGGCAGTTCGACGACGTCGGGGACATGCGGGTCAGCAGCGACGGACAACGGATCGAAACGATCTCCGGGGGGGTGCGCAACAGCAGTTGGCACTTCCCCGCCCCGCCGCCCACGACGCCGCGACCTCCCGAAACGCAAGTCACCAATCAAGACAAATCGTGTCCGACGTCCACATGCGTCAGCTCCAGCCCATTGCAATCGACCGCCTCGGGATGCCCTCAGACGACCGCCCCGACCAATTGCACGGCCAAGGTCGAAGCGAATTCGCAGGTCGAACTGCACAGCGGGGCGTTGTTGGAAACACACGCGTTGGTTCCTTACACGTCGCTTGGCACAACGCGTGGTTTGACGCTGCACTACGATTCTGAAACTGCCGATCCGCGGCCGATCCTTCACTTCGGCTACGACAACGCTCCGGCCGACATCGATCAACGGCTGGTCGGATCGCTGTCGGTCTCGCGCGGCGATTTCACCAGCCAAATCGACGGCGCCGCCAACGGCCAAGGTGTTTTGTCAGGGCAACATTATTGGACGCTTCCCGCCGACGGAGGCGATATCACCGCGGCGATCCAGGGGGACATGCGCGATCTCCCCTCGGGCATCTATCAATATCAATTGACCCAAGGTTTGTTGCAGGTATCCGATGCCACCGCGAGCGGTTCGACCGTCACGCTAACCGGCGAATTCGTACACGTCAACGCCGTCGACAGTCCGCTGGGGGCCGGTTGGCAATTGGCGGGCGTGCATCGATTGATCGACAATCCTGGCGGTACGCTGCTGTTGGTCGACGGCGACGGCACGACGACACGCTATCAAGAAACCGACGCTGCGGGGCAATACGCTTCGCCGCCGGGAGACTTTTCGCAGATCGAAAGGCTCGCCGACGGCAGCTATCGCCGGACGCTGACCGATCAAACCGTCTACCTCTTCGATTCCGCCGGTCGCATGACTTCGGTGACCGATCGCAATGCCAACGTCACGTCGTTGCAATACGACGCTGCCGGGAGGTTGTTGAAGATTGTCGATCCGACCGGCCTGGAGACGACTTTCACCTACGACGCCAATGGGAAAGTCGACGCGATCATCGATCCCGCTGGGCGGCAGACGCTGTTGCAATACGACGACGCGGGGAACCTGACTCGCATCACCGATCCCGATGGCAGCACGCGGACGTTTGGGTACGACAGTGGCCATCATTTAATCCAGGAGATCGACGCGCGCGGCCATGTCGAACAGACGTTTTACGGTTTTCACGGACGTGTTGAAAAGTCGATTCGCAAAGACGGCACCGAGATGTTTTTCGAACCGCTGCAGACGCAGATTCTATTGCCGGTCGATCAAACGCTCGATCCCGTCGCTCCTCCCGCGGCGGCACTGCCGGCCGATCCGATGGCTCGCGTGGTCGACAGCAACGGCAACGTGACCGAAACCGAACTGAATCGGTTGGGGCAAGCTGTCGCGTCGACCGATCAGGCCGGCGATGGCAGCCGCGTGCAACGCAACGCCGACAATTTGATCATCGCCCAGACCGACGCGCGTGGATTTACGACGCGGTTCGAATACGACGAACGCGGCAACTTGGTGATGCTCGACCGACCGACCGCCGCCAGCGGCCCATCGGCTCCCTACCGCCTGACCAGTGGCGAAACCATCGCTGCGACTCTAAACGATCTACCGACCGTCGACGGGGTCGCGCCGCTCGATTACGACGTCTTCACCATCGATGCGACAGCGGGTGCGGAGCTGTGGGTGTCGGTGGCTCGCAGCGATGCGGCCTCGCTCGAAGCGATCCTACTGTCCCCCAGCGGTGAAATCCTACAACAAGAGACCTTTGGGCAATTCGCCGAAAATCTTGCCCGCAGCGGTCCACTTACCGAATCGGGGAACTATGCCATCTTGCTCCGCGACCCCGGCGTCGCGCGACACGATGACCAGCCGTTTTACTTGACCGCGACCGTGATCGACGGGGGGGAAGATGCCGATACGGTTCGGGTTGTCAGCGGCGAAACGATCGATGGCACGATCGACGTTCGCGGCGATATGGACACCTATTCCATCGATGTGATCGCCGGACAACAGCTGTCGATCGCATTTCGCGAACAGAGGGGCTGGACCTCGGACCTGCAAGTGGTCCTGTTTGATCCCGATGGCAACGAACTGGGACAAGCAACCGAAACTACCGGCGGCAATCTCGACTTTCCCAATCTCGCCAGCTCCGGTCGCTACACCGTCCTGATCCGCGATGCCGATGGTCGCAACAGCGGCGATTACAGGTTAACAGCCACAGTGATCGACGCCGCGGCCGACGCAGATACCGTTGCCCTGACCAGCGGTCGCACGATCCAAGCGGATCTGGACCTGGGAGACATCGACACCTATTCGATCGCGGTCGACGCGGGGGAGGATCTGTTGGTCGCCTTCCGCGAAGTCGACACCGGTTTCTCCTACCTGCAAACGATGCTGTTCGATCCTTCGGGAGCGGAAGTCGATCAAGTGACGACATCGACCGGCGGCAACTTGCGCGTGACCGACGCCGTGACCAGCGGCATCTACACCCTGGTGGTTCGCGATGCCGACGGCAGCAATACCGGCGATTACAGGTTAACAGCCACAGTGATCGACGCCGCGGCCGACGCAGATACCGTTGCCCTGACCAGCGGTCGCACGATCCAAGCGGATCTGGACCTGGGAGACATCGACACCTATTCGATCGCGGTCGACGCGGGCGATGATCTGTTGGTCGCCTTCCGCGAATTCAGCAGCGGTTTTTCCTACCTGCAAACGATGCTGTTCGATCCTTCGGGAGCGGAGGTCGATCAAGTGACGACTTCCACCGGCGGCAACTTGCGCGTGACCGACGCTGCGATCGGCGGCATCTATACCCTGCTGGTTCGCGATGCCGCCGGCACGAATTCAGGCGATTACCGTCTGACCGCCACGGTGATCGATTCGCAAACCGATCACGACAACGGCCCGCTGACCAGCGGTCAGACGGTTAATGGTCGGTTGGACCAAGGAGATATCGATACCTACACGATCGCAGTCGACGCGGGCGATGATCTGTTGGTCGCCTTCCGCGAATTCAGCAGCGGTTTTTCCTACCTGCAAACGATGCTGTTCGATCCTTCGGGAGCGGAGGTCGATCAAGTGACGACTTCCACCGGCGGCAACTTGCGCGTGACCGACGCTGCGATCGGCGGCATCTATACCCTGCTGGTTCGCGATGCCGCCGGCACGAATTCCGGCGATTACCGTCTGACCGCCACGGTGATCGATTCGCAAACCGATCACGACAACGGCCCGCTGACCAGCGGTCAGACGGTTAATGGTCGGTTGGACCAAGGAGATATCGATACCTACACGATCGCAGTCGACGCGGGCGATGATCTGTTGGTCGCCTTCCGCGAATTCAGCAGCGGTTTTTCCTACCTGCAAACGATGCTGTTCGATCCTTCGGGAGCGGAGGTCGATCAAGTGACGACTTCCACCGGCGGCAACTTGCGCGTGACCGACGCTGCGATCGGCGGCATCTATACCCTGCTGGTTCGCGATGCCGCCGGCACGAATTCCGGCGATTACCGTCTGACCGCCACGGTGATCGATTCGCAAACCGATCACGACAACGGCCCGCTGACCAGCGGTCAGACGGTTAATGGTCGGTTGGACCAAGGAGATATCGATACCTACACGATCGCAGTCGACGCGGGCGATGATCTGTTGGTCGCCTTCCGCGAGGTCAGCAACGGGTTTTCCTACCTGCAAACGATGCTGTTTGATCCTTCGGGAGCGGAGGTCGAGCAAGTCACGACCGCCATCGGAGGCAACTTGCGCGTGACCGACGCAGCGACCAGCGGCATCTACACCCTGGTGGTTCGCGATGCCGACTGCACGAATGTCGGCGATTACCGTTTGACCGCCACGGTGATCGATTCGCAAACCGATCACGACAGCGTCCCGCTGACCAGCGGTCAGACGGTTAATGGTCGGTTGGACCAAGGAGATATCGATACCTACACGATCTCCGTCGACGCGGGCGATGATCTACTGGTCGCCTTCCGCGAAGTCGGCAACGGGTTTTCCTACCTGCAAACGATGCTGTTTGATCCTTCGGGAGCGGAGGTCGAGCAAGTCACGACCGCCATCGGAGGCAACCTGCGCGTGACCGATGCAGCGACCAGCGGCATCTACACGCTGGTGGTTCGCGACGCCGACGGCAGGAATGTCGGCGATTACCGTTTGACCGCCACGGTGATCGATTCGCAAGCCGATCATGACAACGTCCCGTTGACCAGCGGCCAGACGGTTAATGGTCGATTGGACTTGGGAGACATCGATACCTACACGATCTCCGTCGACGCGGGGAATGATCTGTTGGTCGCCTTCCGCGAAGTCGACAACGGGTTTTCCTACCTGCAAACGATGCTGTTTGATCCCGCGGGAGCTGAGGTCGATCAAGTGACGACTTCCACCGGCGGCAACTTGCGCGTGACCGATGCTGCGACCAGCGGCATCTACACCCTGGTGGTTCGCGATGACAACGGCAGCAATACCGGCGATTACAGGCTAACAGCCACAGTGATCGACGCCGCGGCCGACGCAGATTCCGAAACGATCGTCAACGGCGAAGAAGTGACCGCAACGCTGGGGCGGGGAGATCTCGATACGTTTCGGTTCGTAGGGCAAGCCGGCGATGCGCTGTCGATCGAGTTGGCTGAGATCACTTCCAGCTTTTCATACCTGCAGGCGATCCTCTTTGCTCCCGATGGCAACCAGGTCGCCGAGGTGACGACGTCCTCTGCCGATAGTCTGGCGGTCGCGTCGCTGCCGCAAAGCGGAACGTATACGGTGTTGGTTCGCGATGCCGACGGAAGGTCTACAGGTGACTTCCGAATCCGGGCAACGCGCAACGGGGGCTCGACAGCGGGTCAGCGGCAGGTGGCTGATGAAGTGGTGGTGAGCTTGTCGGAGGCGTCGCCGGTCGACGTGGCAACCGAGACGGCGGTGCAACTGCAGGAAGCGGAACCGCGCGTGGTCGAGGAAGGTACGCCGCTGCCAACGCTCGAATTTTTTGCATCGATCACCGAACCGTCCCCGCGAACAATCGTCGATTCGCCGCCGGAAATCGTTTCCGAACAGGTCGACGACAGCGACGACCTTGGGGTGCGATCGATCGACGCTGCGGGTGAAGTCGACGAGATGCAATGGTTGGTCGAAAGCGGTGGCGCGATCTTTGTCACGATCGACGCACCGGAGATCACGTTGCGAATTCGGCTGCTGGATCCCAATGGCAACGAGATCCGATCGGTCACCAATTTTGACGACGATGCGGAGGGACGCATCGCAATCGATGCCACGCAATTGAATCTCGCCGGTCTGTATACGCTGCAAATCGCCGCCGACGATGGCGCCGCCGTTGGCGTCTACCGCGTGATCGGAACGGCGATCGATACCACCACGTCGGTCCAAGTGGGATCGCCGCGGCGGATGACTTATGACACGACATTCAATCAATTGACCTCGGTCACCGATGAATTGGGACGCCAGACGCTCTATACCCTCGATCCGGCCACTGGCAACACGACGGCGATTCGGGAGGTCGTTGGGCAGATCGATGATGCGATCAACGGCCAGACCGACGATCTGGTCACGACAATCACCTACGCGGCTCACGGCTTGATCGATACGATCGCCGATCCCTTGGGCCGCGTAACCGATTACGACTACAACGCGGCCGGCCTGCCGACATCGATCACCTTTGCGGTCGGTACCGCCGACGCAGCGACGCGGCGGTTTGAATACGACGACCGCGGAAATCAAACCGCGATCGTCGATGAAAACGGTAACCGGACCACGATGCAATACGATGCGATGAATCGGTTGACGATGGTCATCGAAGCCGATCCCGATGGCGCTGGGCCGCTGGAATCTCCGGTCACCTCGTTTGTTTACGACGCAGCGGGAAATCCTGTCGAAACGACCGATGCGGCGGGCAGCGTCACAACGGTTGTCTTCGATTCGATGGACCGCCCGACTGTGGTTCGCGACGATCTTGGCAACGAATCGACAACGCGGTACGACCGGTTTGGGAACATCGCGTCGGTCACCGATCCCAACGGCAACACCACTCACTTCGTCTACGACGCGCGTCATCGACGCGTCGCGACGATCGATCCCGATGGCGGAGAGACGCGGTTTGAGTACGACGGTGACAACCACTTGATCGCCCTGACGGATCCGGTTGGCAATACCACGCGGTTCGACTACGACGGGCGTGGTCGCTTGATTTCGGAAACCGATCCCTTGGACGCCACGACCTACTTCACCTACGATCCGGTCGACAACCTGATTCGCCAATTCGATCGCAACGGACGTGGAACCGTTTTCCAGTACGACGATCTCGACCGCGTCGTCACCGAACAATGGTTGGCCGCTGAAATCGAGGCTTTGGTAGGCGATACTACCTCCGAAGATCGGCTAAAGCCTACACTCCAGCAGACCATCACCTACGCGTATGACAAAGCGGGCAATGTGTTGTCGATCGACGACAACTTCAGCCGCTACGACTACACCTACGATGCCCGCGACCGCGTCACTCGGGTCGATGCGTTCTTGACCGCCAACGTAGGCGTTCAGGCGTTGGCCGCCATCGACACCGGGGATTCCAATCGGCTGCAGCCTTCCCTCCAGCATTCCCTCATCTACACCTACGACGATGTGGGGAATGTGCTGAGCGTCACCGACGGCTTGGGGGCCAAAACGACGACTGCCTACGATCCGCTGAACCGCCCGATCGCGATGGATCAATCGGACGGTGGGGCAACGGAAAAAGCGGTCGACATGGCGTTCAACCAAATCGGCCAGTACGAGTCGATCAAGCGCTATGCGGACGTCGCTCGCACCCTGTCGGTCGCCAACACGCGTTACACCTACGACGAAATCAATCGGTTGACCGATCTAGACCACACCGACGCGACCGATGGCGTCCTGGCCTTCTACGACTTCGCTTACGATTCGTCCAGTCGCATCACTCGCATCGGGGACATTTCCGGCGCGACCAACTACAGTTACGACGATCGCGACCAATTGACGGGAGCCACGCGTGGTGCTTCCGACATCCGCGGCAACGAAAACTACGAATACGACGCCAACGGCAACCGACTCGATTCCCACCTCCACGGCGCGAACTACCAAACCGGCGGCGCGAACCGATTGCTTTCCGATGGGACGTACACCTACCAGTACGACGCCGAAGGCAACATGATTCGTCGGACGGAGGATGCGACGGGAGACTATCGAACGTTTGGGTTTGATCATCGAAATCGCTTGTTCCGAGTCACCGATTTCTCATCGGGCGATGTGATCGCTCAAGAGGTCACGTACACCTACGACGCGTTGGATCGGCGGATTGCACGCACCGTCGATGAAAACGGCGACGCCGCCGGCGGCGAATCGACCGAGATGTTCGTCTACGACCGCGAAGATGTTTTGTTGGATTTTGTGGATGCCGATGGTTCGCTCGCGACGGAAGCACCGGAGCTTGCCGTTCGGTATTTCCATGGCCCTGGGATCGACCAGGTGTTGTCGCAAGAGATTGTTATTTCAGCCGAGAACCAGTGGTACTTGACCGATCACCTGGGCACCACACGCGAATTGATCGGTGATGATGGCAGCCTGCTGAATCGATTGAGCTACGATTCGTTCGGGAACTTGGTGTTGGAAACGGATGCGGCATTTGGAACGCGATATCAATTCACCGGACGTGAGTTCGATGACGCGGTTGGGCTGCACTACTACCGGGCGAGGTTCTATGATGCGAAGATCGGAAGGTTTGTGAGCGAAGACCCGATTGGGTTTGGAGGAGGTGATACAAACTTGCAGCGATACGTGGGGAACGTTGTGATTCAATTGATTGACCCATCTGGACTTCGGGAAGAAAAGTCGTTACTCGCTAAGTGTGTCGATTTTGTTACGAATCTTGGACGTTCCAGCATTGGTGCCGCTGCAGAGCAAAGTATTGCAAATGCTCCTGAAACAGCAGCGGGGGTCGGAGCAATTACATCAGGCGGTCAATGCTCCGATGACATTATCAATGGAAGAGAAAACAGTAAAGCTTGCCGAAGCTTTAACTACTCCATTGACCTTTCGAATCGCAGTGTTCCCAACTCTAAGGAGATCGATTTGGGGCCAGCATCAGGCGTAGTCGGAAAACAATCTGGCACGACCACACGTAGTCGAACCGAACAGGGAACAGTATATACTGATTCGCAAACTGGTCGGGTGAGTGGGTTTATAACTGTTCATCCACAGTAG